The following are encoded together in the Neomonachus schauinslandi chromosome 15, ASM220157v2, whole genome shotgun sequence genome:
- the SLC35G6 gene encoding solute carrier family 35 member G6, producing MDCALLSNADLSPKPQGHLFPRQYPPSAAAAAAAERRPAQRSRHRRRAPRSGSGASAPDGLGPDRSRGRKGAAPGRRAGGHRAGAGLAAAPPQARATTQSRAGSHPYFNLPDFTQPSPPSTPPSLPSHQRCRPSDATKGLLVALLGGGLPAGFVGPFSRMAYQASHLPSLELLICRCLFHLPIALLLKLRGDPLLGPPDVRARACLHALLNVLSIGCAYSAVQVVPAGNAATVRKGSSTVCSALLALCLESQGLSGYDWCGLLGSTLGLIIIVGPGLGTLQEGTTGLYTALGYVLAFLGGLALSLGLLVYRSLDFPSCLPTVAFLFGLVGLVGSVPGLFVLQTPVLPNDPLSWSCVGAVGILALVSFVCVSYAVTKAHPALVCAVLHSEVVVALMLQYYVLYETVAPSDIMGAGVVLGSIAIITAQNLSCEREGQVEE from the exons ATGGATTGTGCCCTGCTTTCCAATGCGGACCTGTCACCAAAGCCACAGGGCCACCTCTT cccccgccagTACCCCcccagcgccgccgccgccgccgccgccgagagGAGGCCGGCGCAGCGCAGCCGACACCGACGCAGGGCTCCGCGCTCAGGCTCCGGGGCGAGCGCGCCCGACGGCCTCGGCCCGGACCGATCCCGGGGCCGGAAAGGCGCAGCGCCGGGCCGCCGGGCCGGTGGACACCGAGCGGGCGCGGGCCTGGCCGCGGCACCCCCGCAGGCCCGCGCGACCACCCAGTCCCGG GCTGGCAGTCACCCCTACTTCAACCTGCCTGACTTCACCCAGCCATCGCCGCCCTCCACTCCGCCCAGCCTCCCCTCGCACCAGCGCTGCCGGCCCTCCGATGCCACCAAGGGCCTGCTCGTGGCCCTGCTGGGTGGGGGCCTGCCGGCTGGCTTTGTGGGCCCCTTCTCCCGTATGGCTTACCAGGCTTCCCACTTACCCTCGCTGGAGCTGCTCATCTGTCGGTGTCTCTTCCACCTTCCCATTGCCCTACTACTGAAACTGCGTGGTGACCCACTGTTGGGACCTCCCGATGTCCGGGCCCGGGCCTGCCTCCACGCCCTGCTCAACGTCCTCAGCATCGGATGCGCCTACAGTGCAGTTCAGGTGGTGCCTGCTGGCAACGCGGCCACAGTCCGCAAAGGTTCTTCCACCGTCTGCTCTGctctccttgccctctgcctCGAGAGTCAGGGGCTCAGCGGCTATGACTGGTGTGGTCTGTTGGGCAGCACCCTGGGACTAATCATCATTGTGGGACCCGGACTAGGGACACTGCAGGAGGGGACCACGGGCCTCTACACCGCCCTGGGCTATGTGCTCGCGTTCCTGGGCGGCCTGGCACTGTCGCTGGGGCTCCTGGTCTATCGCTCCCTGGACTTCCCCTCTTGCCTACCAACAGTGGCCTTCCTCTTTGGCTTGGTGGGGCTGgtgggctctgtgccaggcctctTTGTACTGCAGACCCCTGTGCTGCCCAATGATCCTCTGAGTTGGAGCTGTGTGGGGGCCGTGGGGATCCTCGCCCTGGTctcctttgtgtgtgtgagcTATGCAGTCACGAAGGCCCACCCCGCCCTGGTGTGCGCCGTCCTGCACTCCGAGGTGGTGGTGGCCCTGATGCTGCAGTATTACGTGCTCTATGAGACCGTGGCGCCTTCCGACAtcatgggggcaggggtggtgttGGGCAGCATCGCCATCATCACCGCCCAGAACCTCAGCTGTGAGAGGGAAGGGCAGGTGGAGGAGTGA